Proteins encoded together in one Musa acuminata AAA Group cultivar baxijiao chromosome BXJ3-6, Cavendish_Baxijiao_AAA, whole genome shotgun sequence window:
- the LOC103986745 gene encoding transcriptional elongation regulator MINIYO isoform X3 — translation MPGMLFLDFNQGKTKKGIGLTAQSRPDNGLGPCGKLDFFSLFGSVARSASEIGHSMFQSMDGAVYVSCSDKPDVGPCSVESVAERDLLRTEGDPAALGYTIHEAVALTRSMIPGQRAIALKLLASVLSKALHNLQHMDNCSHVRKTNPVDYFVDWQAVWAFVLGPEPQMALSLRIALDDNHDSVVMACCKTIQSILSFDINEIFFDTAEKVTTSKKNTFMAPVFRSRPDADGGFLHGGYWKYNTKPSNILLTNEQNSEDDENEEQHTIQDDVVVAGQDVASGLVRMGVLPRICYLLEMDPLPALEESLVSIVVSVARHSPTCADAVMKCPNLIQTVVKIFTKQGVERYPSQIKAVLLLKVLSQANKRVCLDFVKHGVFQQAMWHWYKNVFTLESWVKSGREYCKLTSALMVEQLRLWRVFIQYGFCITYFVDFFPAMCLWLNPPTFTKIIGNDILGEFTSITREAYLVLEALAQRLPNLHSMDQVNKQTIDFSIYAAEFWSWNHVSPMIDLAISWLSLRDIPYISSLIADPKKSMSHVEVAPMASLLWVISAVLHMLCSILDRAFAFPCTHKNMDKQNSSLPWLRHFVLKIGLQIIKNGFLDILCSSKYEFEDFYTENGSLARVLCLLRQQKNVDVSLSSVSCLRGLVQISQLVDEHVRRAKTINNGQSFTEGMLGLPEKTLEEGIIRSAQNDLLQVLTLFIDVLSSEKQVLQSVEMFGRGGPAPGIGFGWGSCGGGFWSLNVLLAQIDSQLILSLYNIIPVVSENDPIQVESIRPDNAITLQRINSMLEICLLAGPGDEATLDKALDYLFHLPVLRYLGFCVNHFLHHMKFSNVSDWQYGEEDYIFFSEILKLYYRERWLTAKRKTATQVHNDDIHKRSHALETIHEEIEPHAAVSGDHSSNGLLVEWAYQRLPLPMHWFLSAVCIMGDLKKMATCSPADVAKSGLFFLLGLEVMSSFLCSTSRDSLISGIPLVWKLHALSMALHVNMDVLGEERSGNVFKTLQDMYGQHIDQLKCGNMTSKDEEYRDFVASSSEAQVSGSQEVLNFQTTIHESYNTFVEDIVEQFCAMSYGDIIYGRQVAVYLHRTVEASVRLAMWNALSNIHALELLPPIGKCIAGAEGYLEPVEDKEEILEAYAKSWTSGCLEKASSRESVSFTLAVHHLSCFIFNTSASEKLAMRNKLAKSLLRSYSQKPHQETMLLTLLRYGLMFSQEPTYKTEVARRLVVLKEACDGNSSLLVMVEKLESLG, via the exons CCTTGAAGCTGCTAGCATCTGTACTCAGCAAGGCTTTACACAACTTACAACATATGGATAACTGTTCTCATGTCAGAAAAACAAACCCTGTCGACTATTTTGTTGATTGGCAAGCTGTTTGGGCTTTTGTCCTTGGTCCAGAACCTCAGATGGCTCTTTCATTAAG GATTGCTTTGGATGATAACCATGATTCTGTGGTAATGGCTTGTTGCAAGACAATTCAGTCCATATTGAGCTTTGACATAAATGAGATCTTCTTTGATACTGCAGAG AAAGTAACCACTAGTAAGAAGAATACTTTTATGGCTCCTGTATTTCGGAGTAGACCTGATGCTGATGGTGGTTTTCTTCACGGTGGATACTGGAAGTACAACACAAAACCTTCAAACATTCTCCTTACTAATGAACAGAATAGTGAAGATGATGAAAATGAAGAGCAACATACAATTCAAGATGATGTTGTTGTGGCAGGTCAAGATGTTGCTTCTGGCCTTGTTAGGATGGGGGTACTCCCCAGAATTTGCTATCTTTTGGAG ATGGACCCTCTTCCAGCTTTAGAAGAGTCCCTTGTTTCTATAGTTGTTTCTGTAGCCAGACACTCCCCAACTTGTGCTGATGCTGTTATGAAGTGCCCAAACCTTATCCAAACGGTTGTTAAGATATTCACCAAGCAAGGTGTGGAACGATATCCATCCCAGATAAAAGCTGTTCTTCTTTTGAAG GTTTTATCTCAAGCGAACAAACGAGTATGCTTAGATTTTGTGAAACATGGAGTGTTTCAACAGGCAATGTGGCACTGGTACAAAAATGTGTTTACCCTTGAGAGTTGGGTAAAATCTGGAAGGGAGTACTGTAAACTCACTTCAGCCTTAATGGTCGAACAGTTACGCTTGTGGAGGGTCTTTATCCAATATGGATTCTGCATTACATACTTTGTAGATTTTTTCCCTGCTATGTGTTTATGGCTTAACCCTCCTACATTTACCAAGATAATTGGAAATGACATTTTGGGTGAATTCACTTCCATTACAAGGGAAGCATACCTAGTTCTGGAGGCCTTAGCTCAAAGGCTACCTAATCTTCATTCTATGGATCAGGTAAATAAACAAACTATTGATTTTTCTATCTATGCGGCAGAATTTTGGTCTTGGAACCATGTTTCTCCAATGATTGACCTGGCTATAAGTTGgttatcattaagagatatacctTATATATCTTCACTTATTGCTGACCCGAAGAAGAGCATGAGCCATGTTGAAGTTGCACCTATGGCTTCTTTGTTATGGGTTATTTCAGCAGTTCTTCATATGCTTTGTAGTATACTTGATAGGGCATTTGCCTTCCCATGCACCCATAAAAATATGGATAAACAAAATTCTTCTCTGCCATGGTTGCGCCATTTTGTTCTCAAGATAGGCCTTCAAATTATAAAGAATGGATTTCTGGATATCTTGTGTTCAAGCAAATATGAGTTTGAAGATTTTTATACTGAAAATGGATCTCTTGCAAGAGTCCTTTGCTTATTGAGGCAACAGAAGAATGTTGATGTATCATTATCTTCAGTAAGTTGTCTTCGAGGATTAGTCCAGATTTCTCAACTAGTTGATGAGCATGTTCGGAGAGCCAAAACTATAAACAATGGTCAGTCATTCACAGAGGGTATGTTGGGATTACCTGAAAAGACACTAGAAGAAGGTATCATTAGGTCTGCTCAAAATGATCTTTTGCAAGTTCTCACTCTGTTTATAGATGTTCTGTCCTCAGAAAAGCAAGTTCTGCAGTCTGTTGAGATGTTTGGTAGGGGTGGACCTGCACCTGGAATTGGATTTGGCTGGGGTTCTTGTGGTGGAGGATTTTGGTCCTTGAATGTGCTGCTGGCACAAATAGATTCACAACTGATTTTGAGTTTGTATAATATCATCCCTGTTGTGTCTGAGAATGATCCAATTCAAGTCGAATCTATTAGACCTGATAATGCCATTACTCTGCAGAGAATAAATTCCATGCTTGAGATATGTTTGCTTGCAGGACCTGGGGATGAAGCCACCTTAGATAAGGCATTGGATTATTTGTTCCATCTTCCCGTGCTGAGGTATCTTGGTTTTTGTGTGAATCATTTCCTTCATCATATGAAGTTTTCCAATGTATCTGACTGGCAGTATGGTGAAGAGGATTATATTTTTTTCAGTGAGATTTTGAAACTCTATTATAGAGAAAGGTGGTTAACTGCCAAGAGGAAGACTGCCACTCAAGTGCATAATGATGACATACATAAGAGGAGTCATGCTTTGGAAACAATTCATGAGGAAATAGAACCACATGCTGCAGTTTCCGGAGATCATTCTAGCAATGGTTTGTTGGTAGAGTGGGCATACCAGAGATTGCCATTACCTATGCATTGGTTTCTCAGTGCTGTGTGTATCATGGGTGATTTAAAGAAAATGGCCACATGCTCACCTGCTGATGTTGCAAAAAGTGGATTGTTTTTTCTTCTAGGTCTGGAAGTCATGTCCTCTTTTCTGTGCTCTACATCCAGAGATTCTCTGATATCTGGCATTCCCTTGGTCTGGAAATTACATGCTTTATCTATGGCTTTGCATGTAAATATGGATGTGCTTGGGGAAGAGAGaagtgggaatgtttttaaaactTTGCAAGATATGTATGGTCAGCACATTGATCAACTAAAATGTGGAAATATGACAAGCAAAGATGAAGAATATAGAGACTTTGTAGCTTCCTCATCGGAAGCTCAAGTGAGTGGCAGCCAGGAAGTTCTTAATTTTCAGACAACAATTCATGAAAGCTACAATACATTTGTTGAGGATATCGTTGAGCAGTTTTGTGCAATGTCATATGGTGACATAATCTATGGTAGGCAAGTAGCAGTTTATCTACATCGAACTGTTGAAGCCAGTGTCAGGCTTGCCATGTGGAATGCACTATCTAATATCCATGCACTTGAACTCTTACCTCCAATAGGAAAATGCATAGCTGGTGCCGAAGGTTACCTGGAACCTGTTGAG GACAAAGAAGAGATTTTGGAGGCATATGCAAAGTCATGGACCTCCGGATGCCTGGAAAAAGCTTCCTCTAGAGAATCTGTTAGCTTCACGCTGGCAGTGCATCACctctcttgtttcattttcaacACGAGTGCATCTGAGAAGCTAGCTATGCGAAATAAGTTAGCAAAATCTCTTTTAAGAAGCTATTCACAAAAGCCACATCAGGAG ACCATGCTGTTGACTCTCCTTCGATATGGATTAATGTTTTCGCAAGAGCCAACTTACAAAACTGAAGTTGCCAGGAGATTGGTAGTGCTGAAGGAAGCTTGCGACGGAAACTCTTCTCTCTTGGTGATGGTGGAGAAGCTGGAGTCCTTGGGTTAG
- the LOC103986607 gene encoding protein ALP1-like has translation MTAHRKPSAAAAPPLDDDLFSYYFSFFNDGAAPSAMDPNPGKRPRVDDPSSSRRHVFSKPSESSSPSPSSADEEDEALQRPELLPPQPQQQQRRVWVRDRSSDWWDRYIDPELPDIEFRRAFRMSRATFDFLCDELGSAVAKEDTALRAAIPVRQRVAVCVWRLATGEPLRLVSRRFGLGISTCHKLVLEVCAAIRNVLMPRSLAWPDSAGAAAAAARFEALSGIPNVVGAMYTTHIPVIAPRVSVAAYFNRRHTERNQKSSYTVTLQGVVDPDGVFTDVCIGWPGSMPDDQVLEKSALYQRANSGLLNNQWIVGGTGHALLDWVLVPYAQANLTWAQHAFNEKVGAVQRVAKDAFARLKGRWGCLQKRTEVKLKDLPVVLGACCVLHNLCEMRKEEIEPELRFELLDDEMVADNGLRSFSAIHFRDSIAHNLFHHGLSGTSFL, from the coding sequence ATGACCGCTCATCGAAAGCCCTCCGCCGCTGCCGCCCCCCCGTTAGACGACGACCTCTTCTCCTATTACTTCTCCTTCTTCAACGACGGTGCCGCCCCCTCGGCCATGGACCCCAACCCCGGGAAGCGCCCTCGGGTGGATGACCCCTCGTCGAGCCGGCGGCACGTCTTTTCGAAGCCCTCCGAGTCCTCCTCTCCCTCGCCGTCGTCCGCTGACGAGGAGGACGAGGCGCTACAGAGGCCGGAGCTGCTGCCGCCGCAGCCCCAGCAGCAGCAGCGCCGGGTATGGGTCAGGGACCGGTCCAGCGACTGGTGGGACCGGTACATCGACCCGGAGCTCCCGGATATTGAGTTCCGGCGCGCCTTCCGGATGTCTCGCGCCACCTTTGACTTCCTCTGTGACGAGCTCGGCTCCGCCGTGGCCAAGGAGGACACCGCGCTCCGCGCCGCTATCCCCGTGCGGCAGCGCGTGGCTGTATGCGTGTGGCGCCTCGCCACCGGCGAGCCCCTCCGGCTCGTCTCCCGGCGCTTCGGCCTCGGAATCTCCACCTGCCACAAGCTCGTGCTCGAGGTATGCGCCGCCATCCGGAACGTGCTGATGCCGCGGTCGCTCGCCTGGCCCGACTCGGCCGgagcagccgccgccgctgcccgcTTCGAGGCCCTCTCCGGAATCCCCAACGTGGTCGGCGCCATGTACACCACCCATATCCCCGTCATTGCCCCCAGAGTCAGCGTCGCCGCCTACTTCAACCGCCGCCACACCGAGCGCAACCAGAAGAGCTCCTACACCGTCACCCTCCAAGGCGTCGTCGACCCCGACGGCGTCTTCACCGACGTCTGCATCGGTTGGCCCGGGTCGATGCCCGACGACCAGGTCCTCGAGAAGTCAGCACTCTACCAGCGCGCCAACAGCGGCCTCCTGAACAACCAATGGATCGTCGGCGGGACCGGCCACGCTCTGCTGGACTGGGTGCTCGTCCCCTACGCCCAGGCCAACCTGACGTGGGCGCAGCACGCCTTCAACGAGAAGGTCGGTGCGGTGCAGCGGGTGGCGAAGGATGCCTTCGCCAGGCTGAAGGGGAGGTGGGGATGCCTGCAGAAGAGGACTGAGGTGAAGCTGAAGGATCTCCCGGTGGTGCTGGGGGCCTGCTGCGTCCTCCACAACCTATGCGAGATGAGGAAGGAGGAGATAGAGCCGGAGCTACGGTTCGAGCTGCTGGACGACGAGATGGTAGCCGACAACGGCCTCCGCTCCTTCAGCGCCATTCACTTCAGGGATAGCATCGCCCACAACCTTTTCCACCATGGGCTCTCGGGAACGTCCTTCTTATAG